One Pseudodesulfovibrio cashew DNA window includes the following coding sequences:
- the qmoC gene encoding quinone-interacting membrane-bound oxidoreductase complex subunit QmoC, protein MSNTVKVQPDLKFVKELQAVGGDSLKKCYQCATCSVVCPLSPADSPYPRKEMVWAQWGLKDRLVNDIDIWLCHNCGTCSDMCPRGAKPGDLLSALRNMAYRNLAPLPIIGKLMSSSSGMLPLAAVPAIIYAIIWVIMAGKTGSFLPTFEWDHAAHAWKAVQDGAIVFGGLFPGDYTIDPIFMLVFLFMLWGFYAGVRNMLKAFDSQPKTFIVGRKDEPCFCSCLIDTLKYEILQHTQFNDCNDEESDELDVKRAGGHKMLMFGFVALMVVTGVVASGHWGGWLMRTIGLESLGNILGAIGHTPMPIYSPVKLLAFVGAGLGIYGLIALTKRRVNLDQSKQSSNWYDWYLLTLIWTIFLTGLGAFVFRTLGVALLAYPIYYVHLIGVFMLLAYLPWSKLGHLVYRTVALSYAKKIGRIPMGADK, encoded by the coding sequence ATGTCAAATACCGTCAAGGTACAACCGGACCTTAAGTTCGTTAAAGAGTTGCAGGCCGTAGGCGGCGACTCCCTGAAGAAATGCTACCAGTGCGCCACCTGCTCGGTGGTCTGTCCGCTGTCTCCCGCTGACAGCCCGTATCCCCGCAAGGAGATGGTCTGGGCCCAGTGGGGACTCAAGGACCGCCTGGTCAATGATATCGACATCTGGCTCTGCCACAACTGCGGCACCTGTTCCGACATGTGCCCGCGCGGTGCCAAGCCGGGCGACCTGCTGTCCGCCCTGCGCAACATGGCTTACCGCAACCTGGCTCCGCTGCCGATCATCGGCAAGCTGATGTCCTCCAGCTCGGGCATGCTGCCCCTGGCAGCCGTCCCGGCGATCATCTACGCCATCATCTGGGTGATCATGGCCGGCAAGACCGGCTCCTTCCTGCCCACCTTCGAGTGGGATCACGCTGCCCATGCCTGGAAAGCGGTTCAGGACGGCGCCATCGTGTTCGGCGGCCTGTTCCCCGGCGACTACACCATCGACCCCATCTTCATGCTGGTCTTCCTGTTCATGCTCTGGGGTTTCTATGCCGGTGTGCGCAACATGCTCAAGGCTTTCGACTCGCAGCCCAAGACCTTCATCGTGGGCCGCAAGGATGAGCCTTGCTTCTGCTCCTGCCTGATCGATACGCTCAAGTACGAGATCCTGCAGCACACCCAGTTCAACGATTGCAACGACGAAGAGTCCGATGAACTCGACGTGAAGCGCGCCGGTGGGCACAAGATGCTCATGTTCGGTTTTGTCGCGCTGATGGTCGTCACCGGCGTCGTGGCTTCCGGCCACTGGGGCGGCTGGCTCATGCGGACCATCGGTCTCGAGAGCCTGGGCAACATCCTTGGCGCCATCGGCCACACTCCGATGCCCATTTACAGCCCGGTCAAGCTCCTCGCCTTCGTCGGCGCCGGCCTTGGCATCTACGGCCTCATCGCCCTGACCAAGCGTCGCGTGAACCTGGACCAGTCCAAGCAGTCCTCCAACTGGTATGACTGGTATCTGCTGACCCTGATCTGGACCATCTTCCTGACCGGTCTCGGTGCCTTTGTCTTCCGTACCCTGGGCGTGGCCCTGCTGGCCTACCCCATCTACTACGTGCACCTGATCGGAGTGTTCATGCTGCTGGCATACCTCCCCTGGTCCAAGCTGGGGCACCTGGTTTACCGTACTGTGGCATTGTCCTACGCCAAGAAGATTGGCCGCATTCCCATGGGCGCCGACAAATAG
- a CDS encoding queuosine precursor transporter, producing the protein MNETLWILFALVDLCMVLAVYRFFGKVGLFGLMVFNLLLCNIQVLKTVELFGLTTTLGNVLYASVFLATDLLSEFYGKKEAQKGVLLGFVSLLMMVGYMQIALYFQPASDDFAQPHLMALFGFMPRIAMASMAAYLVSQMHDVWAFHAIRERTGGKWLWLRNNASTMVSQFLDSAIFCTIAFWGMFPINVFWEILLSTYIIKVVVAALDTPFIYLAKRIFQKEGDALEHA; encoded by the coding sequence ATGAACGAAACATTATGGATTCTTTTCGCGTTGGTGGATCTGTGCATGGTCCTGGCCGTGTACCGCTTTTTCGGCAAGGTGGGGCTGTTCGGTCTGATGGTCTTCAACCTGCTGTTGTGCAACATTCAGGTGCTGAAAACCGTGGAACTGTTCGGTCTGACCACCACGCTCGGGAACGTGCTGTATGCCAGCGTGTTTCTGGCCACGGACCTGCTCAGTGAATTTTACGGGAAGAAGGAGGCGCAGAAGGGCGTACTGCTCGGCTTCGTCTCGCTGCTGATGATGGTCGGATACATGCAGATCGCGCTCTACTTCCAGCCTGCCTCGGACGACTTCGCCCAGCCGCATCTCATGGCCTTATTCGGGTTCATGCCGCGCATCGCCATGGCCAGCATGGCCGCCTACCTGGTCTCCCAGATGCACGACGTTTGGGCCTTCCACGCCATCCGCGAGCGTACCGGCGGCAAATGGTTGTGGCTCCGAAACAATGCCTCTACCATGGTCAGCCAGTTCCTGGATTCCGCCATCTTCTGCACCATCGCCTTCTGGGGCATGTTCCCGATCAACGTGTTCTGGGAGATTCTGCTCTCCACCTACATCATCAAGGTGGTCGTGGCAGCACTGGACACGCCGTTCATCTACCTTGCCAAGCGCATCTTCCAGAAGGAAGGGGACGCCTTGGAACACGCATAG
- a CDS encoding methyl-accepting chemotaxis protein, translating into MHRSITTRIIASAFAVIITAIAASAAGQALGPESPAAIWAAGAATALVALLCLLLIRQGETGGESRLATLIDNAAKGEIVDFSTATGDPATAAALRQLAGGLDRYKGLAEGIIEGLPMPFLLVDPEERTLFTNQATLDMVEVDGPVEKQLGRTLAEIFYNDPSRETAVGKAMHQGQTFRNLEVTIQGHKGGTHHVLANVYALRNDHGECLGGFCLYLDMTALKEKEEALQTQNTAISEAVNQADAISNQLASASEQISSQVEHSSQASEKSSQLTAGVAVSVEEMNATVIEVARNASVASDISAQAKQEAEEGARIVDEAVKGISFLESQAAKLAEDMDALGKQADSIGGIMHVISDIADQTNLLALNAAIEAARAGDAGRGFAVVADEVRKLAEKTMDATKNVEDNIRAIQLSAEANVASTKDTVGVVATTVETVGKAGQALATIVDLSGQTSDNVRSIAAAAEQQSAASEEISRSTSEINVAADETSRAMHESAEAVADLARLAGELHKVMNGMRS; encoded by the coding sequence ATGCACAGGTCCATCACAACGCGTATCATTGCGTCGGCGTTTGCCGTTATTATTACTGCGATTGCCGCCAGCGCGGCAGGTCAGGCTCTCGGCCCGGAATCTCCGGCTGCCATCTGGGCGGCAGGAGCGGCCACGGCTCTGGTCGCCCTGCTCTGCCTGCTCCTGATCCGCCAAGGCGAAACGGGAGGCGAATCCCGGCTCGCAACCCTCATCGATAACGCCGCCAAAGGCGAAATTGTGGATTTTTCCACGGCAACCGGAGACCCGGCGACCGCCGCAGCTCTGCGCCAACTCGCAGGCGGGCTGGATCGGTACAAAGGTTTGGCGGAAGGAATCATCGAAGGACTGCCCATGCCCTTCCTGCTCGTCGATCCCGAGGAGCGCACCCTCTTCACCAACCAGGCGACCCTGGATATGGTTGAAGTGGACGGCCCGGTGGAGAAACAGCTGGGCCGGACCCTCGCGGAAATCTTCTACAATGACCCCAGCCGTGAAACCGCAGTGGGCAAGGCCATGCATCAGGGCCAAACCTTCCGCAACCTGGAGGTCACCATCCAGGGGCACAAGGGCGGGACCCACCATGTCCTCGCCAACGTCTACGCCCTCAGAAACGATCACGGGGAGTGTCTGGGCGGCTTCTGCCTCTATCTGGACATGACCGCCCTCAAGGAGAAGGAAGAGGCCCTCCAGACACAGAACACGGCCATATCCGAGGCGGTGAATCAGGCCGACGCCATTTCGAATCAGCTAGCGTCCGCTTCCGAACAGATTTCATCACAGGTGGAGCACTCCTCACAGGCAAGCGAGAAAAGCAGCCAGCTGACAGCCGGAGTGGCCGTGAGCGTTGAAGAGATGAACGCCACCGTCATTGAAGTCGCGCGAAACGCCTCTGTCGCCTCCGACATCTCCGCCCAGGCCAAGCAGGAGGCCGAAGAAGGGGCCCGGATCGTGGACGAAGCAGTGAAGGGAATCTCCTTCCTGGAGAGCCAGGCAGCCAAGCTGGCCGAGGACATGGACGCACTGGGCAAGCAGGCCGACTCCATCGGCGGCATCATGCACGTCATCTCCGACATCGCGGACCAGACCAACCTGCTGGCTCTCAACGCCGCCATCGAGGCCGCTCGGGCGGGCGATGCGGGGCGAGGGTTTGCCGTTGTAGCCGACGAGGTGCGCAAACTCGCTGAAAAAACCATGGACGCCACTAAGAACGTGGAGGACAACATCCGCGCCATCCAACTCTCGGCCGAGGCCAACGTGGCCTCCACGAAGGATACCGTCGGCGTGGTCGCGACCACAGTGGAAACGGTGGGCAAGGCCGGGCAGGCGCTGGCGACCATTGTAGACCTCTCCGGCCAGACCTCGGACAACGTCCGCTCCATCGCGGCAGCCGCGGAACAGCAGTCTGCCGCCAGTGAGGAAATCTCCAGATCAACCAGTGAGATCAACGTGGCGGCGGACGAAACCTCGCGCGCCATGCATGAGTCGGCCGAAGCCGTCGCCGACCTCGCCCGCCTGGCCGGCGAGCTGCACAAAGTGATGAACGGCATGCGTAGCTAG
- a CDS encoding SPOR domain-containing protein, whose translation MAKNKDSDYSVKMPKLQVTKKTYDFSLSLPGMITAVGAGVLALTFFFVMGILIGRGYRPEADVPQLSELMPDKQHGQVGEAPLKNEILKPEELDYPERLKESPKQVMANAAAEAKAEADANKPKAPAKLKAESKAETAPAPAPAPTAQPGEATFDYIYQVASFRKLDMAESLAAKLSGAGLRTNINSGEANGSTWHRVRVLHRGTPASTADMKATLTRFGLGKPLLKKKTPAS comes from the coding sequence ATGGCAAAGAACAAGGACTCGGATTACAGCGTCAAGATGCCCAAGTTGCAGGTGACCAAGAAGACCTATGACTTCTCGCTCTCCCTGCCGGGCATGATCACTGCCGTGGGTGCGGGCGTGCTCGCGCTCACCTTCTTCTTTGTCATGGGCATCCTCATCGGGCGGGGTTACCGCCCCGAGGCGGACGTCCCCCAGCTCAGCGAGCTCATGCCGGACAAACAGCATGGCCAGGTGGGCGAAGCGCCGCTCAAGAACGAGATCCTCAAGCCTGAGGAGCTCGATTACCCCGAGCGCCTCAAGGAGTCGCCCAAGCAGGTCATGGCCAACGCCGCCGCCGAAGCCAAGGCCGAAGCGGATGCCAATAAACCAAAGGCACCGGCAAAGCTCAAGGCTGAGTCCAAGGCCGAAACTGCGCCCGCACCGGCTCCTGCGCCGACCGCTCAGCCCGGAGAGGCGACCTTCGACTACATCTACCAGGTGGCCTCCTTCCGCAAGCTCGACATGGCGGAATCCCTTGCTGCCAAGCTGAGCGGCGCAGGACTGCGAACGAATATTAACTCCGGTGAGGCCAACGGAAGCACCTGGCACCGCGTCCGAGTCCTGCACCGAGGCACGCCGGCCTCCACCGCAGACATGAAGGCTACCCTGACCCGATTCGGCCTGGGCAAGCCCCTGCTCAAGAAGAAGACGCCCGCAAGCTAG
- the argS gene encoding arginine--tRNA ligase: MRAKIHLENVLKAVLTDKGWDWPEKAVIEPPKDKKFGDMSANVAMMLAKQAKKAPRAIAEDIAAALEGDALIESVDIAGPGFLNFTLAPSFWHETAAVIAEQGRDYGTSTMGNGTKVQVEYVSANPTGPLHIGHGRGAALGDSLTRIMKKAGYDVEAEYYINDAGRQMLILGGSILYRAKQLAGQDVAEPEDYYKGDYIKDIAAELREKHPGLADMDEAEATAICTEYGKDQILDGIKEDLKAFGVHHDVWFSEKSLVKDGKVDETFADLTASNMGYEADGAFWFRSTELGDDKDRVLRKSNGDTTYFASDIAYHDNKFKRGFNLVVDIWGADHHGYVPRMMAACEALGKKGGLHVILVNLVNLLRDGEPIAMSTRAGQFETLKDVVDEVGADASRFMFLSRKSDSKLDFDLELVKQKSMDNPVYYVQYAHARICSLNKKADEAGVAPAGISAASLSLLSTEYDLEMLRLLDQFPDCVEAAARTQSPHLISTYLQELASTLHRYYTNCHVLSAEPEMAAARLMLLGCVAQVIAGGLDLLGVSAPESM, from the coding sequence ATGAGAGCCAAAATACACTTGGAAAACGTGCTGAAGGCGGTCCTGACCGACAAGGGATGGGACTGGCCCGAAAAGGCCGTCATCGAACCGCCCAAGGACAAAAAGTTCGGCGACATGTCCGCCAACGTGGCCATGATGCTGGCCAAGCAGGCCAAGAAGGCCCCACGCGCCATTGCCGAGGACATCGCCGCCGCCCTGGAGGGCGACGCCCTGATCGAGTCCGTGGACATCGCCGGACCCGGCTTCCTGAATTTCACCCTCGCCCCCTCTTTCTGGCATGAGACCGCTGCGGTCATCGCCGAACAGGGGCGCGACTACGGCACGTCCACCATGGGCAACGGCACCAAGGTCCAGGTGGAGTACGTCTCCGCCAACCCCACCGGCCCGCTGCACATCGGTCACGGACGCGGCGCGGCCCTGGGCGACTCCCTGACCCGGATCATGAAAAAGGCCGGATACGATGTGGAGGCCGAATACTACATCAACGACGCCGGCCGCCAGATGCTCATCCTGGGCGGTTCCATCCTCTACCGCGCCAAGCAGCTCGCCGGGCAGGATGTTGCCGAGCCCGAGGACTACTACAAGGGCGACTACATCAAGGACATCGCCGCGGAACTGCGGGAGAAGCATCCCGGGCTGGCCGACATGGACGAGGCCGAGGCCACGGCCATCTGCACCGAGTACGGCAAAGACCAGATCCTGGACGGCATCAAGGAGGACCTCAAGGCCTTCGGCGTGCACCATGATGTCTGGTTCTCGGAGAAGTCCCTGGTCAAGGACGGCAAGGTGGACGAGACTTTCGCCGACCTGACCGCCTCCAACATGGGCTACGAGGCCGACGGCGCGTTCTGGTTCCGCTCCACCGAGCTGGGCGACGACAAGGACCGCGTCCTGCGCAAGTCCAACGGCGACACCACCTACTTCGCCTCGGACATCGCCTACCACGACAACAAGTTCAAGCGCGGATTCAACCTCGTGGTCGACATCTGGGGCGCGGACCATCACGGCTACGTGCCGCGTATGATGGCCGCGTGCGAAGCGCTCGGCAAGAAAGGCGGCCTGCACGTCATTCTGGTCAACCTGGTGAACCTGCTGCGCGACGGCGAGCCTATCGCCATGTCCACCCGGGCAGGCCAGTTCGAGACCCTCAAGGACGTGGTCGACGAGGTCGGAGCAGACGCCTCCCGCTTCATGTTCCTCTCGCGCAAGTCCGACTCCAAGCTCGACTTCGACCTGGAGCTGGTCAAGCAGAAGTCCATGGACAACCCGGTCTACTACGTGCAGTACGCGCACGCCCGCATCTGTTCCCTGAACAAGAAGGCGGACGAGGCCGGGGTCGCTCCTGCCGGAATCTCGGCGGCGTCCCTGTCCCTGCTCTCCACCGAGTACGACCTGGAGATGCTCCGCCTGTTGGACCAGTTCCCGGACTGCGTGGAGGCCGCGGCGAGGACCCAGTCCCCGCACCTTATCTCCACCTACCTCCAGGAGCTTGCCTCGACGCTGCACAGATATTACACCAATTGCCATGTGCTCTCCGCCGAACCGGAGATGGCCGCAGCCAGACTCATGCTCCTGGGCTGCGTGGCCCAGGTGATTGCAGGCGGGCTCGACCTGCTCGGCGTGAGCGCTCCCGAGAGCATGTAG
- the cmk gene encoding (d)CMP kinase, translated as MAKLIVTIDGPAGVGKSTMAKRLARELGIPYLDTGAMFRAVAWKLGEGSWDWDETRLKDELAGFDFTLSGVGEDSVLSLNGTPIGNEIRTEQVGMWASNVATLPVVRAYLKTAQQSLGARFSLVAEGRDMGTVIFPDAPHKFFLDASVEERANRRFHQLEGLGKPADLEELKEQIARRDHQDRNRAVAPLRPADDAVTIDTTELDKDRVFALLAEHAGER; from the coding sequence GTGGCTAAATTAATCGTCACCATCGACGGACCTGCCGGAGTCGGCAAGTCTACCATGGCCAAAAGACTGGCCCGCGAGCTGGGAATCCCCTACCTGGACACCGGTGCCATGTTCCGGGCCGTGGCCTGGAAGCTGGGCGAAGGCTCATGGGACTGGGACGAGACACGGCTCAAAGATGAACTGGCGGGCTTCGACTTCACCCTCTCCGGCGTGGGCGAGGACTCGGTCCTCTCCCTGAACGGCACGCCCATCGGCAATGAGATCCGCACCGAGCAGGTGGGCATGTGGGCGTCCAACGTGGCCACCCTGCCCGTGGTCCGCGCCTACCTCAAGACGGCCCAGCAGTCTCTGGGAGCGCGTTTCTCCCTGGTGGCCGAAGGCCGCGACATGGGCACGGTCATTTTCCCGGATGCCCCGCACAAATTCTTCCTGGACGCCTCGGTCGAAGAGCGTGCCAACAGGCGCTTCCATCAGTTGGAGGGGCTGGGCAAACCCGCCGACCTTGAGGAACTCAAGGAGCAGATCGCCCGGCGCGATCACCAGGACCGGAACCGCGCCGTGGCCCCCTTGCGACCGGCGGACGACGCCGTGACCATTGATACCACCGAACTGGACAAGGACCGGGTTTTCGCCCTGTTGGCCGAACACGCCGGAGAGCGATAA
- the hisC gene encoding histidinol-phosphate transaminase yields MQGHAVMREFSVRPEIMEFDPYKPGLTIEQIQAEYGLETVIKLASNENPLGTSPVVQKTIERNAARAFRYPENHTPRLVEEISRQVGVPEECVLVGNGSDEIIDMLFRMKAHPGRDNVVCYEHCFSMYRMCAKLAGVEYREVPRGKDFALPLDKMAEAADENTAMVIVTSPDNPTGQVAHVEDLAVLAGVLPKDCLLVVDEAYVDFTWPPESYTPVQAWDKFENLVVLRTFSKAYGLAGLRVGYGILPPALMARLKNARIPFTVNLLAEEAAIAALRDETFYNETLQLVMSGREYFADELKRLGCRVWPTQANFVMFQPPKNAMDVFQALLERGIIVRPLKSFGLPDCIRVNVGTKQENETFIKVIGELLRG; encoded by the coding sequence ATTCAAGGACACGCAGTCATGAGAGAATTCAGCGTCCGCCCGGAGATCATGGAGTTCGATCCCTACAAACCGGGCCTGACCATCGAGCAGATCCAGGCGGAATACGGCCTGGAGACCGTCATCAAGCTGGCCAGCAACGAAAATCCGCTGGGCACCTCGCCCGTGGTGCAGAAGACCATCGAGCGCAACGCCGCCCGCGCCTTCCGCTATCCCGAGAACCACACCCCGCGCCTGGTGGAGGAGATCAGCCGCCAGGTCGGCGTGCCCGAGGAGTGCGTGCTGGTGGGCAACGGCTCGGACGAGATCATCGACATGCTTTTCCGCATGAAGGCACACCCTGGCCGGGATAACGTAGTCTGCTACGAACACTGCTTCTCCATGTACCGCATGTGCGCCAAGCTGGCGGGCGTCGAATACCGCGAGGTGCCGCGCGGCAAGGACTTCGCCCTGCCCCTGGACAAGATGGCCGAGGCCGCCGACGAGAACACCGCCATGGTCATCGTCACCAGCCCGGACAACCCCACGGGCCAGGTGGCCCACGTGGAGGACCTGGCCGTGCTGGCCGGGGTCCTGCCCAAGGACTGCCTGCTGGTGGTGGACGAGGCCTATGTGGATTTCACCTGGCCGCCCGAGTCCTATACTCCGGTCCAGGCCTGGGACAAATTCGAGAACCTGGTCGTGCTGCGCACCTTTTCCAAGGCCTACGGCCTGGCAGGACTGCGCGTGGGCTACGGCATCCTGCCCCCGGCCCTCATGGCGCGGCTGAAGAACGCCCGCATCCCGTTCACGGTCAACCTGCTGGCCGAGGAGGCCGCCATTGCCGCCCTGCGCGACGAGACCTTCTACAACGAGACCCTGCAACTGGTCATGAGCGGCCGGGAGTACTTCGCCGACGAACTGAAGCGGCTCGGCTGCCGGGTCTGGCCCACCCAGGCCAACTTCGTCATGTTCCAGCCCCCCAAGAACGCCATGGACGTTTTCCAGGCGCTTCTGGAGCGAGGCATCATCGTCCGCCCCCTGAAGAGCTTCGGCCTGCCCGACTGCATTCGAGTCAACGTCGGGACAAAACAGGAAAACGAAACGTTCATCAAGGTTATCGGGGAGTTGCTGCGTGGCTAA
- a CDS encoding universal stress protein, producing MADIKKILCAVDFSDYSPMVAEYARQIGDCMEAEILVLYVAPSLSQYVGFHVPPSSIESFVGEIVTGAEDTMSEFIKDNFKDINVNGKVVTGYPAEEILSIAEAEKADMIVMGTHGRKGIDRILFGSVAEKVVKSSAAPVLTIRPK from the coding sequence ATGGCTGACATCAAGAAGATTCTTTGCGCCGTGGACTTTTCCGACTACAGCCCCATGGTGGCCGAGTACGCGCGGCAGATAGGCGACTGCATGGAAGCGGAGATCCTCGTCCTCTACGTGGCCCCCTCCCTGAGCCAGTACGTGGGCTTCCACGTACCGCCCAGTTCAATTGAGTCCTTTGTGGGCGAGATCGTCACCGGAGCCGAGGACACCATGAGCGAGTTCATCAAGGACAACTTCAAGGACATCAACGTCAACGGCAAGGTCGTCACGGGTTACCCGGCCGAGGAGATCCTGTCCATCGCCGAGGCTGAAAAGGCGGACATGATCGTCATGGGCACCCACGGCCGCAAGGGCATCGACCGCATCCTGTTCGGCTCCGTGGCCGAAAAGGTCGTCAAGTCGTCCGCCGCCCCGGTGCTGACCATTCGCCCCAAGTAA
- a CDS encoding flagellar assembly protein FliX: protein MKIRPDQIEGVSPEQLQRRNKANQPGQAFGDILNQEVAKGETPAAVSVAPPPVVNPLIAAGNVAAVSSDASATAAGQVESILDKWDDYAANLADPEAGLKSAYGTLDEIAEDVAALKENDLDPGLKSIVDDLETLAAAERFKFNRGDYV from the coding sequence ATGAAGATCCGTCCTGATCAGATCGAGGGCGTTTCGCCGGAGCAATTGCAGCGGCGGAACAAGGCTAATCAGCCGGGGCAAGCCTTCGGGGACATTCTCAACCAGGAAGTGGCCAAGGGAGAGACTCCTGCCGCCGTTTCCGTGGCGCCTCCGCCGGTTGTGAATCCTCTGATCGCCGCCGGGAACGTGGCTGCCGTGTCTTCGGACGCCAGCGCCACGGCGGCGGGACAAGTGGAATCCATCCTCGACAAGTGGGACGACTATGCCGCCAATCTTGCCGACCCGGAGGCCGGACTCAAGTCCGCCTACGGCACCTTGGACGAGATTGCGGAGGATGTGGCCGCCCTCAAGGAAAATGACCTTGATCCCGGCCTGAAGTCCATTGTCGATGACCTGGAAACCCTTGCCGCAGCCGAGCGTTTCAAGTTCAACCGCGGCGACTACGTCTAG
- a CDS encoding glycosyltransferase, with protein sequence MAMDGILFSIIIPSTGRRPKALQKAVDSVGEAARFAGLEMDQVEILVGFDGVKRAAPACAYPVRSFCLPKDGDWGNGIRQTLLKVASGERLIFLDDDNVLKRQALRTYLKYLDTEMVIGRIDTQLAFDKPFLPEEDNGSLVRPGNIDPLCLCLSRRLVVTRCGGWLHRGRYEADYLNILAWFRRARTVTVIEEVVGVYDAGRSLDNNALSRRQMNLLDRLANERSEPAKAVSGHLEIAPV encoded by the coding sequence ATGGCCATGGACGGCATCCTCTTTTCGATCATCATACCTTCCACCGGTCGGCGTCCCAAGGCGTTGCAAAAAGCCGTCGATTCCGTCGGCGAGGCGGCACGGTTCGCCGGGCTGGAGATGGATCAGGTGGAGATTCTTGTCGGTTTTGACGGCGTGAAACGTGCGGCTCCGGCCTGCGCCTATCCGGTGCGTTCCTTCTGTCTTCCCAAGGACGGCGACTGGGGCAACGGCATCCGTCAGACCCTACTCAAAGTGGCCTCGGGCGAACGGCTGATCTTTCTGGACGACGACAACGTCCTCAAGCGCCAGGCACTGAGGACCTATCTCAAGTACCTGGACACGGAGATGGTCATCGGGCGCATCGACACCCAGCTGGCCTTTGACAAGCCTTTTCTCCCGGAGGAGGACAACGGCTCTCTGGTCCGACCCGGCAACATAGACCCGCTGTGCCTCTGCCTGTCGCGCAGGCTGGTGGTCACCCGCTGCGGCGGCTGGCTCCATCGGGGGCGGTACGAGGCCGACTACCTCAACATCCTGGCCTGGTTCAGACGCGCTCGCACCGTGACCGTCATCGAGGAGGTCGTGGGCGTGTACGACGCCGGACGGAGCTTGGACAACAACGCCCTGTCAAGGCGGCAGATGAACCTGCTGGACCGCCTGGCCAACGAGCGAAGCGAGCCCGCGAAGGCGGTGTCCGGACATTTGGAGATAGCGCCCGTCTGA
- a CDS encoding GGDEF domain-containing protein, with protein MLLLGLGIVLFGSGLGLGVFVHERELVRELPADVPLFVMGLVLPAVILSAALFFTCTVRLRRELGNARKSVADLATLDELTGVPNRRHFFERFDEEVDRALRYGTRLSLIMVDIDHFSRTNAELGHPAGDLALAEVARLLAANIRTSDIIGRYGGEEFAILVPAQGLHTAAQVAEKLRVVIEINDLAMEGPRLKVTVSAGVAEFQKGEGSPEELRDRLIRDADTALARAKAGGRNRVATHGGNGQRQLRLI; from the coding sequence ATGTTGCTGCTGGGCCTGGGCATTGTCCTGTTCGGCTCCGGCCTCGGTCTGGGTGTTTTCGTGCACGAGCGGGAGCTCGTCCGTGAACTTCCGGCCGATGTTCCCCTGTTTGTCATGGGGTTGGTGCTTCCTGCGGTGATTCTCTCCGCCGCTCTCTTCTTTACCTGCACGGTACGATTACGCCGGGAGCTGGGCAATGCCCGCAAGAGCGTGGCGGATCTCGCTACCCTGGATGAGCTCACCGGCGTCCCCAATCGTCGCCATTTTTTTGAGCGTTTTGACGAAGAGGTCGATCGTGCCCTGCGCTACGGGACACGGCTTTCACTGATCATGGTCGACATCGATCACTTCAGCCGAACCAATGCTGAGCTCGGACACCCGGCGGGGGATCTTGCCCTGGCCGAAGTGGCCAGGCTTCTTGCCGCCAACATCCGGACCTCGGACATAATCGGCCGCTACGGGGGAGAGGAGTTCGCCATTCTGGTCCCGGCCCAGGGGCTGCATACGGCCGCCCAGGTGGCCGAGAAGCTGCGCGTGGTCATCGAGATCAACGATCTGGCCATGGAAGGGCCGCGCCTCAAGGTTACGGTCAGCGCCGGGGTGGCGGAGTTCCAGAAGGGCGAGGGATCACCCGAGGAGCTCCGGGACCGGCTCATTCGGGACGCGGACACGGCTTTGGCGCGGGCCAAGGCCGGCGGCAGGAACCGCGTCGCCACCCATGGCGGGAACGGCCAGCGCCAGCTTCGGCTCATTTGA